One Channa argus isolate prfri chromosome 15, Channa argus male v1.0, whole genome shotgun sequence DNA segment encodes these proteins:
- the rcvrna gene encoding recoverin a codes for MGNTKSSALSKELLDELKSNTTYTEVELCTWYQSFLKECPGGKISKEQFKGIYASFFPDADPTAYAQHVFRSFDTNADGTLDFKEYIVALHLTSGGKTLQKLEWAFALYDVDGNGTISKNEIQEIVRSIFNMIPADDQKNLPDDENTPEKRAEKIWEFFGKKENDKISEGEFIQGVMDNKEILRLIQYDEPQKIKDKLKEKRQ; via the exons ATGGGGAATACGAAAAGCAGTGCTTTATCCAAGGAGCTTTTGGATGAACTGAAATCCAACACAACATACACTGAAGTGGAACTCTGCACCTGGTACCAGTCCTTCCTGAAGGAGTGTCCCGGTGGGAAGATCAGCAAGGAGCAGTTTAAAGGCATATATGCCAGCTTCTTCCCAGATGCAGATCCCACAGCGTATGCACAGCACGTATTCCGAAGTTTTGACACCAATGCAGATGGCACTTTGGACTTTAAGGAGTACATTGTTGCCCTGCACCTAACCTCCGGGGGAAAGACTCTGCAGAAACTGGAGTGGGCCTTTGCCCTGTATGACGTAGATGGGAATGGAACCATCAGCAAAAATGAAATCCAAGAGATTGTTAGG TCAATATTCAACATGATCCCTGCTGATGACCAGAAGAACCTCCCCGATGATGAAAACACACCGGAGAAGAGAGCTGAAAAAATATGGGAATTCTTTGGAAAGAAGGAGAATG ATAAAATCTCAGAGGGAGAATTCATTCAGGGTGTGATGGACAACAAGGAAATCCTGCGATTGATACAATATGATGAGCCTCAGAAAATTAAGGACAAACTGAAAGAGAAGAGGCAATAG